The following proteins are encoded in a genomic region of Thermococcus henrietii:
- a CDS encoding signal peptidase I, translating into MEEWKKEVAWFLVAILVVFGIQAGLKVALHTSSPLVIVVSGSMEPVFYRGDVVLLKGVTNPDQIKVGDVIVYKRPGYEYPIIHRVRYIYTVKINGKPEKCFVTWGDNNPVPDPPYPTPEGMLEVQLPNGYIAGCAPAYAVEAKAEFVIPKIGLIPLWIRDALGLGG; encoded by the coding sequence ATGGAGGAGTGGAAGAAGGAAGTAGCTTGGTTTTTGGTGGCAATCTTGGTCGTCTTTGGAATCCAGGCGGGCCTTAAAGTGGCCCTTCACACAAGCTCTCCCCTCGTCATTGTCGTCAGCGGCTCGATGGAACCCGTCTTTTACAGGGGAGACGTGGTTCTCCTCAAGGGTGTAACGAACCCCGACCAGATAAAGGTCGGCGACGTGATAGTCTACAAGCGTCCCGGCTACGAGTACCCGATAATCCACCGCGTCCGCTACATTTACACGGTTAAAATCAACGGGAAGCCTGAGAAGTGCTTCGTAACCTGGGGCGACAACAACCCCGTTCCGGACCCCCCGTATCCGACTCCGGAGGGAATGCTCGAGGTTCAGTTGCCGAACGGCTACATAGCTGGTTGTGCTCCCGCCTACGCCGTTGAGGCCAAGGCCGAGTTCGTCATACCCAAGATTGGCCTAATACCGCTCTGGATTCGCGACGCCCTCGGCCTCGGCGGATGA
- a CDS encoding DUF531 domain-containing protein, giving the protein MLTLALYNTYDARKLHEAHLRAIARSAPIAYAYGFHLALVGFPLEGKPLDVAETVAESTTIGEGGRYLIELAQGNRFHLLDFPKRGFPPQFGTPVATTRKPSEEKEITPLELAERALSGERFLLLIGLGRHGLPKETFKLARHHMDITGKRVSLETCTAIGAIAVRIATYMEALKWRSGRRK; this is encoded by the coding sequence ATGCTAACTCTGGCTCTCTACAACACATACGATGCTCGGAAGCTTCATGAGGCACACCTGCGTGCGATAGCCCGCTCCGCGCCTATAGCTTATGCCTACGGCTTTCACCTGGCCCTCGTGGGATTTCCACTGGAGGGAAAACCACTCGACGTCGCCGAGACCGTAGCAGAGTCAACGACGATAGGTGAGGGCGGCAGGTACCTCATCGAACTCGCGCAAGGAAACAGATTTCATCTTCTTGATTTTCCAAAGAGGGGATTTCCGCCCCAGTTTGGAACTCCAGTGGCAACTACGAGAAAGCCCTCTGAAGAAAAAGAAATCACACCCCTTGAACTGGCGGAGAGAGCCCTCAGCGGTGAGCGTTTTCTTCTCCTCATAGGGCTCGGACGGCACGGCCTGCCGAAGGAAACCTTTAAGTTGGCACGTCATCATATGGACATCACGGGGAAGAGGGTCAGCCTCGAAACCTGCACCGCTATAGGGGCCATCGCCGTTAGAATCGCCACGTACATGGAGGCCTTGAAATGGAGGAGTGGAAGAAGGAAGTAG